The genome window gacagaaatagaccaACCTTCACACAGACTGAAAAACAGCTTTGAAAGAGCTCAAACTGAGAATGGACTAAGGTTACCAGTCCCTATAGTAACTGTCTGCCATGGACAAAAGGAAATCTTTTCAAGAGAAAGACAACAACGTCCAGAATGTGGAGGTATCTTTATAGTTTCCTAAAATAAGTTAAAcccaattttaatataaaaaataatttgacataccaggaaaaagatgaaatgatcaaaagctcaaaaaaaaaatatgaaagaaagaaagaaaaaagacaatataAATAGACACAGGAGGACAAGAGTTAGCAggccttggttaaaaaaaaacaacaaaacaactatgattaaacaaagaaaatataaaaaaaaaaaaaaaaacaaagaaaatatacacatgGCAAATAAGCGTATGAAAAGATGCTACACATTCCATGTCATCAGTGAATTTTAAATTAgaacaataatgagataccactacacacctattcaaATGGCTAAAATCCCAAAACTGAAATACCGAAGTTGGTGATGATGCAGAACAATTGGAATTCTCATTTGTAGCTAGCAGGATACTTGGcactttcttacaaaactaaacgtaCTTTTACCATACAGTGATCTAGTAATCATGCTCTCTGGTATTTACCCATAGGAACTGAAAAGTTATGTCCgcataaaaacctgcacatggatgtttataacagTTTCTtgcataattgccaaaacttgaaatcaaccaagatgtttttcaataggtgaatggataaacaaactatggtatatcCGTACAAAGGAATagcattcagcaataaaaagaaaaggctatgaagccatgaaaagacatggaagaagcttaaatgcatattgctaagtgaaaaaaagccaatctgcaAAGGCTACATGCATATTATATGATTGCAGCTATTTGAAATTTAGGAAAAGGCAAAGTGTGGAGACAatcaaaagatcagtggttgccagaggttgtggggagggagaaaaggatggGTGAAGCCCGGAATTTTAATGGCAGAGAAATTCCTGTGTATGgttctgtaatggtggatacggGTTATtgcacatttgtcaaaaatcatataATGTACAAAACAAAGAGTGAAGTCTAGAGTAAAGCATGGACATTAGttagtaataatgtatcaatattggttcattaactataacaaatatactacgctaatgtaagatgttagtaataggggaaactgggtagaGAGGTAAGGAGGTATGAGAACTCTCtcctttctgcttaatttttctgtaaaccagaaactgctccaaaatagtctataaatttaaaaaacaaatctagacCATCATACAAAACTTGCACGTAAATCCAAccatagtagcattattcttaagagccccaaagtggaactaacccaaatggccatttactgtgaatggataaatgaaacacAGTAATATCCACaccattgaatattattcagccataaaaagaaatcaagttctgatacatgctacaccatggatgaaccttgaaaacatgttaagtaattgtatgattccatttgtatgcaaTGTCCAGactaggcaaatctgtagagacaaagTATATTAGTGGCTGCCTAGGGTTTGGAGAAGTGGGCGAGTGAGTGACTTATAatagattctttttctttgggGGGGGTGGATGAAAGTTTTACAATTGATTGTGGTGGTAGATGCATAacacattaaattgtacactttaaataatatggaaagtaaattatatctcaatgaaactattatttaaaattatgattaatgTATTCAAAAAGGACAACATATACAATTTAAGCAAAAATTATCTATGAAATGCAACCAAAGGAAAATTCTAGAATTAGAAAAGCTGAAATTAAGCACTCAGAAGATCAGTTTAACGGTACCTTAGTCAAACAAAAGAAAGTATTACAaatgtcaatttaaaaataactacactAAAATTTCGAGGGAAAAAcatggaaaacagagaaataagtaCATAAGACATATGGAGTATATGTAAAACACTGTGTCTAGCCaggcccaagtcacacagcttagGGAGGAGACACACCACCTACCTGAATCACAAGGACTTCTCCAAAGGAAAAATGAGGTTCTGATGCCAGAAGTGGAAGGAATGAATTGCAAAGAAAACGAACAACAGTACACTATAATCTAGATATACATCCGTAAATACATAGGTTCCCTGGGGTTGTGATCTggtacaaacaataaaaaaaagatgagactCATAGTAGAGGCTGCTAGCTTCTGGTGAGGAAAATGTCCAGGGAAGAAGAGttgatttatttagttatttttttagagtccacatataagtgacatcatgcactatttgtctttgtcttatttcacttagcatagtgtcctccagttttatccatgttgtctTAAATgataggattttcttcttttttaaggttgaataatattccattgcatatatataccatatttccCTTATCCAATAATCTActatggacacttagattgtttccataccttggttcttgtgaataatgctacaatgaacatgggagtacagatatctcttcaaataatgatgatgtttcctttggatatatactcagaagtgggagggaggaaggacacaAATTGACCATGTGTAAAAGATGTTGTAGGAATGAAACAGTCTGAACACCTAGGAAGAAAGGGGGAGCATGGAGTATTTGGAAAGGAcattgttcaaggtcatacataGTTTAAAATTAGGACATTTCAGTGAGCCCGTATGCATGAAGGCTTGCTTATATTTCGGGATTTGAATACAGTGCAAAGAAATGTTGCTAAATTTTCGATCAACATCAAAAAAGAGGGtggaaatgttttttcttttattatgaaacTGCAGGAAAGGCAAGCCTTATAAGCAGCATGAGGCCCAGTAGAATTTTCCCTGATGATAATGGTAAtttaggagaagaagaaggatccAAGGCCATAGAacaattttgaaagcaaaataagACTGCTGAGTCTTCACCCAGTGTATGAGATTAAGTTTTAATGGCATATGATGAAGTGGCCATGACACAGCCGGCAGAGCTCGTTGAGTTGTTGAAAATGGCTCTTGAAGCTACAGGAAATGGACAGTAGAcatagaaaaagaacaaggtaAATCCAAGAGTGGAAGGACAAAATTAATCAAGAGAAAAgtcaaaaatagagaagaaaagcagTAAACTTGACAAAACCAAAACATTGTTTTGACCAGTAAAATAAGCAACATTTGGCAAATATGATAGAGATGGGACTAGCTATAAaacagagagaattttttttttaattacaaaataatactATGCTAGCTTTATACCAACACATTTGAAAATCTGGACAAAATGGCTAAGTTTTTCTTATCTAAATAAGGACAGTATACTATAACAACAAAACATTTGCAATAAAACCTTTTGCTTGGATCCTTAGATatctttataaaacataaaattttcagGAGCAataaatcagagaacaaaaattaatataaaacttaTCTTCTCATGTTCAGGCAAAATTAAGGGAgaataaatatttcagagaaTGGTTAAAAACCTGGTACCTTAAACAAGGAATTGTTATTTTAGGCCTAGTTAATAGCTCTGTGATTGTTTACTTTGTAAGTAAACAGTGCACTTTTAAATCCACTTtactatttaatattaattaattaacactAGAGAATGTAATTCCTGGTAAAATCTTTTCAATCAGATTATATATGCACAAAACATCCATTTCAAACTGTCAAGAAAAATGAGTAATATTGACATATTTGGATATTATGGTCAGTTATATGCTAACAAAGTGAGAATGGAGGCAATTATGTAGATACTCCAGTTTCCAGAAAAAGTCATCTGCTTTGCTTGATAATTTAGCAAAATACCAATCTGGTAGTTTAACAAGTAAGCATATTGCTCTGAATGAAATACCTTACAAAATTGTGTTAGCATGGgtttataacttttttaaatgctttcatcACATCATTCTGTTGTTAATGTTGGTATTTATCCTGAAATGACACCCAATCTGTTCTTAGTTCTTTGGCATGTATGAAGTCAGCAGAAGCACTCTTTCCTGGGTTTTACTGCTTCCTCAGAAGAATGCACAGTATTAGGAACGAAACCACTTTTAACCCCTTCCCAGCCATCCTGAATACAAATTTCTCCCCTTTTAATAAGCTCATATATGTCTCTTGTCAAGATAGTGAAGGATTCCTCAATATTTGTAGCATCTTTTGCTGAGGTTTCTATATACTTCATACCACAGTCTGCTGACAGTCTTTCAGCTTCTTCCCTTGTAACTTGACGTTGTGAAGCTAAATCACATTTATGTCCCACTAGCAGAAATACAATCTGAAATGGTTGTACATGCATTTTTGCTTCTTCTAGCCAATCTTTCACATGTTCAAAAGATCGTCGGTTAGTAATGTCAAATACTAAAAATCCACCAACCGAGTTGCGGTAATAAGATCGAGTTAttgatctgaaaaataaatagaaaaaaaggttGTAATTAATGTGATTTAACTAGAGTTTATAAGTCAAATATGAAGTGTCAAAGTGAACAAAAAAATTCTATGAAACTAATATGCAAGCCAGTTTCATCCACTGACATTaaagtagatattttaaaatagacaaaTAAGCACTTACATGTCATCTCACACTCAGgattacttgtttttatttttaaatatctgataGAATACTTATCACATTACTGTGCTTAAAAGTAGGCACACAAAAAGATTTGGTGTGGGGCAGAGGTTGCACAGCAGACCAGATCTTAAGAATCTCTCCCTATCATTTAAATCAACAGGCTCTTCTTTCTGTCGgttaaggaagaagaaacaaaggcaaACTTGTTATAATGTCAGTTACAGATTTAGTCCTGGGCTATACCTattcaagaaacaggaaattttTCAGACGTGGGATATGAATCTGAGATGTGCATACTTATGATTGTTTACCTCTACAGATCTAGTCTCTTCTGATCGAGGTTCCTGTTGGGTAGCCCCTCTCCCATGGTTATGGCTTTCACCAGGTTCTGGCAAtctcatttcctttccttgccCCTTCTGGCCAGGTCGTTAATGGCTTCCCACTGTTGCTATTACTGAATGCATCACCATCCTTTGTTGGTGCCCTTGACCTTGCCCGCATTTCTGGAAAGTCACTTCATTAAACTCTTTTCAGTTAACCTTTCAAGTGTGCCATTTGTTTCCTGACTGAGTCATGAGGCAAGGGGCCAAGGCtatactgttttatatttttgcctttacATATGTTGTTTTCTCTACCTAGAATGtcttgtaccctttttttttcccagcaaacTCCTATTTCTTCTTTGAGTCAGTTCAAAAATCCTGTCATATAAGAAGCCTTCCCTGTCACTCTCTTCTCCCCCTCTACCTCTCTTAGGCACTTCTCTCTCTTATAATTCCATTGAACCTTTGGCATACCGCCATTATGATTATATCAATTTTCATAATGTGCTGATTGGGTTTGTTGGTATGTCTCCTACTCAATTCAAACTCCTTGAGGGTTAAACATATTCTGTCTATGTATCTAACAACTGCCTGGCAAGTGATGGATGTAATTTAATATTTGCTATATTGGATTAATTAATCTTATCAGAGAGGGAAAGTGTTAAATGTTGTATTAGCCAGAAATAACATGTGTCTCAGTTTCCAAGTTGTCAGTGATCTTGTTTTTTTTGGTCCTGCCGCatggcttgcagggtcttagttccctgaccagggatcaaacccggggccccctgcagtggaattgcagagtcctaaccagtggaccgccagggaattatcCCAAGTTGTCAGTGATCTTAAGCATTGAGATCATCCTTAAGCAAGTTCATCTGTACTTGCCTGAGGCATCAAAGATCTTTGTGGAGGGCCAGTGTGTTATTTGGTACTCTCCAACTTTTACATACCTTCTTTATCCTTATTGCTGAAATCACAGCTCAGTTCAGTGACCTGATACCACAAGCACCACTTGAAGAAAGTTTACCTCCCCTTTCCATATCTCCTGCTTCCCCTTCTCCTCAGAATTCATGGTAGAGAGGTCTCAAGcgactacttaaaaaaaaaacctctctcaaGGACTACTGTACTGTACAGTTGTTGACAGTAAGAAAAAATCTCCCACTATCACTGGCAGGCTACAAATAATGCAGTTCATTtaagttgttgctgtttttttaattttgagggataattaatttgttattgttttgctACTCATCTATATATGTGTGAATTTAGACAGATGTGCAGTGTCTTAAGAGAAACCTAATTAAGGCTGTTATTAGACTGAAAGCTTTCATTTACTCAGCACCAAGTCTGCATTACCACCCACTCCCTGCAATTAATTTACCATTAGTATAATTTAAAACAACATGCTTTTGTGGTTAAAAATTCAACATTGAAATGTTTGTCTATTAGGCAGAGGCATGTAGGAAATACCATATTTTCTAgcactttgtatttaattttgaaaacatatttGGAACACAGTTGCCAAATCATTCTATAGAATAAAATTATAGCAAAGTATATGTAATATAGTCTATAAAACAGcccttatgggcttccctggtggcgcagtggttgagagtctgcctgccaatgcaggagacacgggtttgagccctggtctgggaagatcccacatgccgcggagcgactaggcccatgagccacaattgctgagcctgcgcgtctggagcctgtgctccgcaacgggggaggccgcgatagtgagaggcctgcgcaccgcgatgaagagtggcccccgcttgccgcgactagagaaagccctcgcacagaaacgaagacccaacacagccataaataaataaataaataaaaatttataaaacagcCCTTATTAATAATTAGTTGGAATAAAAGGTCTTAATAGGATATCTGCCTTTTTCTATATAATAACTTGATCTCCAGTTTGTGTCTGGGTATTAGATTTAGAATTCTGATATGGTTAGCCTTCAGATTCATAATTAGTTGTCCTAAAAGGCAGGGATTCCCCTAAAACAACTGGGCATCCCTGCTGTCAGTTATTTAGGGGAAGAGACAGGCCTTCAAGACTGAAAAATGGAACTTGAAAGGCAGGTCTTACAGAGATGATGAGGGAACATCTATCTTTCTCTGGAACTTCCTCTCTTGGGTCGAGACACTTAGTTCTTCAGAAGGTCTTGAAGGTATTTTAAGGAGGCAGGGAACAGACCCTAAAAGAACAAGGTAGATAGGCCTCCCTGTAAAGAATCCAAGAGTTGTAAAGAATGATGAGTAACAATTCTTTATAAGCAACAACATCTTTTGCATgttattttatatctatttccTTCTGGGCTTTGAAAGTctcactgaatgaataaatgatttaaaGAAAGCCTGGGAAAAGTTACACTGGACAATTACAGGTGTGACATTTTAGAACACAGACATGTCCTCTTTGTCATGAGCTATTACACTTTTGAGAAATGGTTCTTGGCTTAAAACCTGGCATTGAGACTAGACACCTGAACATCAGGTGACTGTGCAATCTGAGTGCTCATCAAGAGCTAGGTTCTCTGATTCACCAGGCGGGAACTTTGTCCTCAAGCAGAAGTCATATATATAGGCAGGAATAGGGGTGGGACCTGAGGGGACCCAGAGTAACAAGGCTCACACACCCAGCATGTCTACTTCTGCAGCACCCTCTCAACCTATGGACTTATGTGGATTTCCCTATagttaaagggggaaaaaaattcaagtCTGCCTTACAGATGGCTCTAAATAATATGCTGGCATCAGTCAGCTCCACTCAATAGTGGAAAAGAGAAATCCTTCCATTTGTGGAACTTTTAGTGGTACTTTTTCCAGAGGAAGAGATGGGGAGATGAAGGTTAAGGATCTACACCAATTCATGAGCACAGGCCAAGGGTTTGGCATGTTggagaaaacaaaatcagaagaCTGATAATAAGGAGGTTTGGCATGTGTGGGTGGGTCTTGAGTATGCAAATACTGTATCCTATGTGAATACTCACCAAAAGCCCCCTCTTTGAAAGAGTTCCTAATAATTGGTGAAACAAAATGTTCTGTTCTATAGTCATCAGTCAGTATTTTTATCCCAGTTTGGACTCACAGTAATCACGGTAGGAGGCTGGGACTGGGCTGAGCAGAGACTTTCTCTTGCCTCAACTGTCACTGCTTAATACCCAATTTTCCAGCAGTTACTGACACCTTGGATATGGTACCTTACTCTGGGAAAACCATCACAGAGGAGACACTGATATGTCCTCACTGTAATAGACATTTAACGTGGACTCAAGCCATGCTAGCACCACCATCCATGAACTTATGGAATACCTTATACAAAGTCATGGTATCCCACATTTTGCTATAGACCAAAGGTTTCAGTTAACAGAGGAAGAAATGGGCTGATGCCATAGGATTCGTTGATCTTATGTCACTATCACCTAGAGGCATACACCTATAAAACTGTGGAATGGGTTATTAAGATTGTTATGTTAACAGATAcacccatatatatataatatataaacaacaaggatctactgtatagcacagggaactatattcaatatgtattacaataacctctaatggaaaagaatctgaaaaagaatatatacatatacatatatatacatatatataaaactgaatcaccttgctgtactcctgaaactaacacaacattgtaaatcaattatacttcaattaaaaaaaaagatttagttaTGCTCATGTCCAGGAGTTGACACCCTGTAAGATTTTAGCATGATTCTTCAGGATGTATACGTTCTAAGCTAGTGAGTAATACAGTAGGtggtgtttttttccccatgaataGATGCTGTGGTATGGGAAACAAAGGATAAAAGTGGGGTGATGGTACCTCTTGCAATTACACTTAATGAGTCACTAAAATTTTTTGTTGCTTCTAATTCCTGTGACTCTGAACTCTGCTGATATAAAGGTTTTAGTATCCAAGGGAGAAATGCTTTCACTAGAGAACCTCGTGATGCTTCTATTGAATTAGTAGCTGAGACTGCCAATTGTCCATTTGGGGCTTCTTATGGCAGTGGGTGAACAGGCAAAAAAGGGGCAACAGTATCAGTGGGGACCACACTGGCCTCCTGCGGTCCTTGCTGCCCAGAACTTCTGGGATCTTTTGGTTCATTTCAAGCCTGGTCCCTCCAGCTATCCTGTCAAGTCTCTGGGATGCAGACATGCTTCCAGTAACTTTCGTTTTTGATTAATGTCCTCAAGTTGGTTTTGTTGCTGGCATCCAAAGACCTGATTGATAGAAGCTACAGATATTTTGTaggaaaataatgatacaaaacaaagtcacaaacattttataaatttcaacATAGCTTTATGAAGCCAAaattccttcatttaaaaaaattgtggtaaaaaacagaTGAGATTTACCCTCTGaacaatttttaagtatacagtattattaactataagcACAATGTTGTAccacagatctctagaactttttcattctGCATGACTGATACTACCAGTCCCATTGATCAGCAACTCATTTCctaccctccccccagccccaagcaaccaccattctactttctgcttctttGAGTCTGACTACTGTagttacctcatataagtgaaatcatgcagtatttgtccctCTGTGGCTGGCTTATTTTGTTGCAGGAAAATGGGGAGCGAGAGGACAGTCCtgtcccaggtctcaggtgagTCCCTGGGACAGGCCGCCAAGTAAGGGTCCTTGGCTTtgtgcaggaaagaattcaagagtgagccatagtaaagtgaaagcaagTTTATTCTGGGAGATACACACTATATaggcagagtgtgggccatctcaaaaGGCACAAGGCCCTGAAATATggagtggttagtttttatgggttgGGTAACTGCATAgcctaatgagtgggaggattattccaactctTTTGGGGAAgcggcagggatttccaggaattggaccactgcccactttttggccttttatggtcagcctcagaactgtcatggcacctgtgggtgtgttgtTTAACATGCTAAGGCGTTAcagtgagcatataatgaggctcaaggtctactggaagtcaaatcttctgccatcttgggcctagttggttctaGCCAGTTTATGTTGTATAgtcaatgtcattcttttaaaggttgtgacCTTTAAAGTGAGTGCCCACTTCCCTCCTGTCtcaatttcacttagcataacatccccaagattcatccatgttgtagcatatgacaggatttccttcttttttttatggctgaataattttcAACTGTACttatataacacattttctttatccattcatctcaaaGTTTATTCTTACATGTATATTCGctttagaatagaaaaaaaaa of Balaenoptera ricei isolate mBalRic1 chromosome 8, mBalRic1.hap2, whole genome shotgun sequence contains these proteins:
- the RAB39A gene encoding ras-related protein Rab-39A; translated protein: METIWIYQFRLIVIGDSTVGKSCLLHRFTQGRFPGLRSPACDPTVGVDFFSRLLEIEPGKRIKLQLWDTAGQERFRSITRSYYRNSVGGFLVFDITNRRSFEHVKDWLEEAKMHVQPFQIVFLLVGHKCDLASQRQVTREEAERLSADCGMKYIETSAKDATNIEESFTILTRDIYELIKRGEICIQDGWEGVKSGFVPNTVHSSEEAVKPRKECFC